The Podospora pseudocomata strain CBS 415.72m chromosome 3, whole genome shotgun sequence genome window below encodes:
- the sgt2 gene encoding Small glutamine-rich tetratricopeptide repeat-containing protein 2 (EggNog:ENOG503NWJA; COG:S), which translates to MAAQNSKQRLALAVCDFLSSSLKDGTLREEDSDNIDIAINCITEAFSVDFSDKAAVSSAIGSQNLLQIYSVYEKLKNVTAPASSQSAGSSSAPPPSTAVTEEQKKQAESLKSKGNAAMAQKDYPTAINYYTQALSVHPGNAIFLSNRAAAYSAAKDHESAKADAEAAVAIEPTYTKAWSRLGLARFALGDAKGSMEAYQKGIEYEGNGGSDAMKKGYETAKRRVAEIEAEESASATARSASPSAGGGGTPSLADLAGMLGGGGRGGGGGGPGGLDFGAIMNNPMFASMAQNLMSNPDMMANLMNNPRLRDMANSFGSGGGLPDIGSLMSDPSIAEMARNMMGGAGGAGGAGAGAGAGRGSGAP; encoded by the exons ATG GCAGCCCAAAACTCCAAGCAGCGCCTCGCTCTCGCAGTCTGCGACTTcctgtcctcctccctcaaagaCGGCACCCTCCGCGAGGAAGACTCCGACAACATCGACATCGCCATCAACTGCATCACCGAGGCGTTCTCGGTCGATTTCTCCGACAAGGCCGCTGTCTCTTCAGCCATCGGctcccaaaacctcctccagaTATACTCCGTCTACGAGAAGTTGAAGAATGTcaccgcccccgcctcctctcaGTCTGCAGGTTCTTCCAgcgccccaccaccatcaaccgccGTGACGGAagagcagaagaagcaggccGAGTCCTTGAAGTCCAAGGGCAATGCGGCAATGGCCCAAAAGGATTACCCTACCGCCATTAACTACTACACACAGGCCTTGTCGGTCCACCCCGGCAACGCCATTTTCCTATCCAACCGCGCCGCCGCCTACTCCGCGGCCAAGGACCACGAGTCCGCCAAGGCGGATGCCGAAGCTGCCGTTGCTATTGAGCCAACATACACCAAAGCCTGGTCTCGCCTCGGTCTCGCCCGTTTCGCTCTCGGTGACGCTAAGGGCTCGATGGAGGCCTACCAGAAGGGCATCGAGTACGAGGGTAACGGTGGCAGCGACGCCATGAAGAAGGGGTACGAGACAGCCAAGAGGAGGGTAGCGGAGATTGAGGCCGAGGAGTCAGCTAGTGCCACTGCTCGAAGcgcctctccctctgcaGGAGGCGGCGGTACTCCCAGTCTGGCCGACCTGGCTGGTATgctcggcggcggtggcagagggggcggtggcggcggtccAGGTGGATTGGATTTCGGTGCCATCATGAACAACCCCATGTTTGCGAGCATGGCGCAGAACCTGATGAGCAACCCGGACATGATGGCCAACTTGATGAATAACCCTAGGTTGAGGGATATGGCCAACTCGTTTGGTAGCGGGGGTGGGCTGCCGGATATTGGGAGTTTGATGTCTGATCCTTCCATTGCTGAGAT GGCCAGAAATATGAtgggcggtgctggtggtgctggtggtgctggtgctggtgctggtgctggtcgGGGCAGTGGTGCTCCTTGA
- the GAL1 gene encoding galactokinase (COG:G; EggNog:ENOG503NVCX) has translation MAGPVPVASSLSDIYTVDAIGTQAKRWNNLLARFQTIYGQPAEFVARSPGRVNIIGEHIDYSLYPVLPMAITADSLLAVSTNVASTNTKEGHYKIKIANVQDAKFPAHEFDIPYEAVDIDATVHEWTNYFKSGLRGALELLRKKHGNDFEPKSMQILMDGTVPAGGGLSSSAAFVSSSALAVMVANGEKTVDKTELTELAIVSERAVGVNSGGMDQSASVFSERGSALFVSFTPSLKARPVSFPKTNPELTFLIAQSFVTADKFVTGPVHYNLRVVECSLAAAYLNAVLNPPGTQLPSDASPLSVSLHGFHETYFALQEHSSGATKSKSTESQLEELVALTAEKLDKRDGYTREEIAAVLNISVDELNKKFTSRFPVRAEKFKLRQRALHVFSEALRVLKFMSLLEQQPTNTDDTSEYNAQLGDLLNQTQDSCRDVYECSCKEIDELCSIARKAGSYGSRLTGAGWGGCSVHLVPAGKVKAVREAWEREYYSKLDLSEEQKEAAVVVSKPGSGSAVYLVDDKPGPVVVDDRDRGSEVY, from the exons ATGGCCGGCCCTGTCCCCGTCGCCAGCTCTCTGAGCGACATCTACACCGTTGATGCCATCGGCACTCAAGCAAAGAGATGGaacaacctcctcgctcGCTTCCAGACCATCTATGGCCAGCCAGCCGAGTTCGTGGCTAGATCACCCGGCAGAGTGAACATCATCGGCGAGCACATCGACTACTCTCTCTACCCCGTCCTCCCCATGGCCATCACTGCCGACTCACTCCTTGCTGTATCAACCAACGTTGCCTCTACCAACACCAAGGAAGGCCACTACAAGATCAAGATCGCCAATGTTCAAGACGCCAAATTCCCCGCTCACGAGTTTGACATTCCCTATGAAGCCGTGGATATCGATGCTACTGTTCACGAGTGGACCAACTACTTCAAGTCTGGCCTCAGGGGTGCTTTGGAGCTGCTGCGCAAGAAGCACGGCAATGACTTCGAGCCAAAGAGCATGCAAATCTTGATGGATGGGACAGTTCCGGCGGGTGGTGGCTTGAGCTCCAGCGCTGCGTTTGTGAGCTCGAGTGCTCTGGCTGTCATGGTGGCCAATGGTGAGAAGACTGTGGACAAGACTGAGTTGACTGAGCTGGCTATTGTGAGCGAGCGGGCTGTTGGTGTCAACTCGGGCGG AATGGACCAATCCGCCTCCGTCTTCTCAGAACGCGGCTCAGCCCTCTTCGTCTCCTTcactccctccctcaaaGCCCGCCCGGTCTCGTTCCCCAAGACTAACCCCGAACTCACCTTCCTCATCGCCCAATCCTTCGTCACAGCCGACAAGTTCGTCACTGGCCCTGTCCACTACAACCTCCGGGTGGTAGAATGCTCTCTCGCCGCTGCCTACCTCAACGCCGTTCTCAACCCCCCCGGAACTCAACTCCCATCTGACGCCAGCCCGCTCTCGGTCAGTCTTCACGGCTTTCACGAAACGTACTTTGCCCTCCAAGAGCACTCTTCTGGCGCGACAAAGTCCAAGTCGACCGAGTCCCAACTTGAAGAATTGGTTGCTCTCACAGCAGAAAAGCTCGACAAGAGGGACGGCTACACCCGCGAGGAGATCGCCGCCGTCCTTAACATCTCAGTCGATGAACTCAACAAGAAATTCACCTCTCGCTTCCCCGTCCGTGCGGAGAAGTTCAAGTTGAGACAGAGAGCCCTCCACGTGTTTAGCGAAGCGTTAAGGGTGCTAAAGTTTATGTCCTTGCTTGAGCAGCAACCGACAAACACGGATGACACATCAGAGTACAATGCCCAATTAGGCGACCTGCTCAACCAAACCCAGGACTCGTGCCGGGATGTCTACGAGTGCAGCTGCAAGGAGATTGACGAGCTGTGTTCTATCGCGAGAAAGGCGGGGAGCTATGGGAGTAGACTGACGGGTGCtgggtggggtggttgttcGGTCCATCTCGTTCCTGCtggcaaggtcaaggctgtgagggaggcgtgggagagggagtatTACAGCAAGTTGGACTTGAGcgaggagcagaaggaggcTGCGGTGGTCGTGAGTAAACCGGGGAGTGGGAGCGCGGTTTACTTGGTGGACGATAAGCccgggccggtggtggtggatgatagGGATAGGGGTAGTGAGGTGTATTGA
- a CDS encoding hypothetical protein (COG:U; EggNog:ENOG503P3MW), which translates to MATPLGASSPTGSLTLSTSVHPSIVPAPYAENDQHVCFICLQNENDTPDATWVHPCPCTLEAHQDCMLQWVAEMEVSNRRSKNGLQCPACKSPITVEEPYDAIVALRNRFNRKFSRISPGLLVLIVSECSVVGAASYGFAAITVFAGRRAVASMVDKMGVIPTVITCSLIGPGLVLSRWLASLGNLVVLPVSALYSTFLIGRNQPLTWPPSPVWAVALMPSVQFAYTFLYYEVFGKLEKRLNRALRGRPMDEEPPNEAQLQQQPPPIQAVAANGQQQQRQPGEQQQPPPQNGAGNNNNNNNNNNQREGENGEEGMWDAVINLGRAVVGLFGDDDDQADADLDDDDVMGRADEIVFEVQLNLGDDGHDHDHDHHHHHHNDDDQDEMGNIHMDVAVPAGLPAPPPAAAQQPAPPPQNNNRRNHRNRDNNEVARPPPGPNGEGETNFLSLFINSIVSSLLMPVISFGMGEAIRFLAPKSWVTRSVFQRDSIWSSIWGGGGRRRTIPAAAGTGGVFAPSILQHQWGRSLVGGCLYVVLRDAWTLYVKWRRVQVKQNRRVKNVERRAAGKDN; encoded by the exons ATGGCGACGCCATTAGGCGCAAGCAGCCCAACCGGGTCGCTCACACTCTCCACCTCAGTTCACCCCTCCATCGTACCAGCACCTTACGCCGAGAACGACCAGCACGTCTGCTTCATCTGCCTCCAGAACGAGAACGACACCCCCGACGCGACCTGGGTCCATCCATGCCCATGTACCCTCGAAGCCCACCAAGACTGCATGTTACAATGGGTAGCAGAGATGGAAGTTTCCAACCGGCGGTCAAAGAACGGTCTCCAATGCCCAGCTTGCAAATCCCCCATCACAGTCGAAGAACCCTACGATGCCATCGTCGCCTTGCGCAACCGCTTCAATCGGAAGTTCAGCCGAATATCCCcaggccttcttgtcctcatAGTCAGCGAATGCAGCGTTGTTGGCGCCGCTAGCTATGGCTTTGCTGCGATCACAGTATTTGCCGGGCGGAGGGCTGTCGCGTCCATGGTTGACAAGATGGGGGTAATACCTACGGTAATTACATGCTCCTTGATCGGGCCGGGGTTGGTGCTGTCAAGGTGGTTGGCTTCCTTGGGCAacttggtggtgttgccagTTAGTGCACTG TACAGCACGTTCCTAATCGGCCGAAATCAACCTCTCACCTGGCCCCCATCACCAGTATGGGCCGTGGCTTTGATGCCGAGTGTCCAATTCGCTTACACGTTTCTCTACTACGAGGTCTTTGGCAAGCTAGAAAAGCGGCTCAACCGAGCCCTCCGTGGCAGGCCCATGGATGAAGAGCCGCCGAACGAGGCACAgctgcaacagcaaccaccacctatCCAAGCTGTCGCAGCTAatggccagcagcaacaacggcaacctggcgaacaacaacaaccaccaccacaaaacgGAGcaggaaacaacaacaacaacaacaacaacaacaaccaaagaGAAGGCGAaaacggagaagaaggcatGTGGGACGCGGTAATCAATCTCGGCCGCGCGGTGGTGGGCCTCTTtggggatgacgacgaccaaGCAGATGCTGAtcttgatgacgacgatgtaATGGGCAGAGCCGATGAAATTGTCTTTGAGGTGCAGCTCAATCTCGGAGATGACGGGCATGACCATGATCatgatcatcaccaccaccatcacaacgaTGACGATCAAGATGAAATGGGGAATATTCATATGGATGTGGCTGTTCCTGCTGGACTTCCTGCACCTCCGCCGGCAGCGGCACAACAACCGGCTCCTCCGCCAcagaacaacaaccgccGCAACCACCGCAACCGCGACAACAACGAAGTTGCCCGTCCACCACCCGGCCCGaacggggagggggaaacgAATTTCTTGTCGCTGTTTATTAATTCGATAGTCTCGTCGCTTCTCATGCCGGTGATTTCGTTTGGCATGGGGGAGGCGATTCGGTTCTTGGCGCCCAAGTCGTGGGTTACGAGGTCGGTCTTTCAAAGGGATTCAATCTGGTCGTCgatttggggtggtggtgggaggaggaggactattcctgctgctgctgggactGGCGGGGTGTTTGCGCCTAGTATACTGCAGCATcagtgggggaggagtttggtcGGGGGGTGTTTGTATGTGGTGCTGAGGGACGCCTGGACGCTGTATGtcaagtggaggagggtgcagGTGAAGCAGAATAGGAGGGTGAAGAATGTGGAGAGACGGGCGGCGGGGAAGGATAActag
- a CDS encoding hypothetical protein (EggNog:ENOG503P4GU) translates to MSQQPCLLERLPLHIAQYLANFLHQDSIRPFSLASKFCCQAAAPRRFTSLKLTARERDKFDRDVEELRATLAVDNRSHHVRRITLRGFLLLGTDHLGPNGVDGRFLANGGWNESPDNEGDSETEDVYDSSYFRPNLPKYDSQRKQELNEAWQPFADLIGQLSGLRDLIYACTHQIPRCVLEALHQRHPRSRLHMHTFSLRSLYLSASNVQAIDADEYALLTSPCLYSIDMKYEPYSDEAEKSFNTEALHWLIVNSSSLRKFKLDYRYDTMAVRHGAYQPESSWEDFLEQAGAGKSADGKISKKPEKHPLESLTLHSSGFIYELLNHIAAWKPLRSFKELRHLELSPCLSLDVTSLISMAAEGEIPSLRSLSVDWEDMHNNLGQLLSVLPHLDTLKLSGNLDETTFQGIHDGPRLALRKLQIYPFAPLDHSQVRQLIQWCPKLEDVRLRLAREAGPHETAIYRLLGRLPRLRRVVLQFVCPEPQYPPPISAIMDLSWDKFRDVRKALVEIAVDETLARAIFRKIAARKCPLERLKIECLPIQDSARALRSYHAMSSSYDASWEDIVEVVGGRTWICTRQDVESSEVEVREVTKETGSRDKALECLKKTDDQEVKELWKQVWPPREGGSDKWWENWWSYPLSDILDDNGEDVVGGAGPDI, encoded by the coding sequence ATGTCTCAGCAACCTTGCCTTCTAGAGAGGCTCCCTTTACACATCGCCCAGTACCTCGCCAACTTCCTTCATCAAGACAGCATCCGCCCTTTTTCCTTGGCCAGCAAGTTCTGCTGTCAAGCAGCGGCACCACGCCGCTTCACCAGCCTTAAGCTCACCGCGCGTGAGAGGGACAAGTTCGATCGTGATGTGGAAGAACTGAGAGCAACTCTCGCCGTCGACAATCGCTCCCATCACGTCCGTCGAATCACGCTGAGGGGTTTTCTCCTCTTGGGAACTGATCATCTTGGCCCAAACGGTGTTGACGGAAGATTCCTCGCCAACGGTGGTTGGAACGAGTCGCCCGACAATGAAGGAGACAGTGAAACGGAGGACGTGTATGACTCGAGCTATTTCAGGCCTAATCTGCCCAAATACGACTCACAGCGCAAACAAGAGCTGAACGAGGCATGGCAACCCTTCGCCGACCTCATAGGCCAGCTATCTGGCCTGAGAGATCTTATCTACGCCTGCACCCACCAAATACCGCGATGTGTACTCGAGGCATTGCACCAACGCCATCCCCGGAGTCGCCTGCATATGCATACCTTCAGTCTGCGGAGTCTTTACTTGTCCGCAAGTAACGTTCAAGCTATAGACGCTGATGAGTATGCTTTGCTTACATCTCCCTGTCTCTACAGCATCGACATGAAGTACGAGCCATATAGCGACGAAGCAGAGAAAAGCTTCAATACAGAGGCCCTTCACTGGTTGATAGTGAACTCGTCTTCTCTGAGGAAGTTCAAGCTTGACTACAGGTACGATACTATGGCGGTGCGGCACGGGGCTTATCAGCCCGAATCCTCTTGGGAGGACTTTCTAGAGCAAGCCGGTGCTGGCAAATCTGCCGACGGCAAGATTTCGAAGAAACCCGAAAAGCACCCATTGGAGTCGCTCACATTGCACTCATCTGGCTTTATTTACGAACTGCTCAATCATATCGCAGCCTGGAAACCTCTTCGATCCTTCAAAGAACTGCGTCACCTCGAACTATCGCCATGTCTCTCTTTGGACGTCACGTCCTTGATTTCGATGGCAGCAGAGGGCGAGATCCCTTCCCTCAGGAGCCTATCAGTCGACTGGGAAGACATGCACAACAACCTCGGCCAGTTGCTTTCAGTTCTACCTCATCTCGACACCCTCAAGCTGAGCGGCAATCTCGATGAGACGACCTTTCAAGGGATTCACGATGGCCCACGCCTGGCCTTGCGCAAACTTCAGATTTACCCTTTTGCGCCCCTGGATCATTCCCAGGTGCGACAGCTGATTCAGTGGTGTCCAAAGCTGGAAGATGTCCGCCTACGTCTAGCGCGTGAGGCGGGACCGCATGAAACTGCCATCTACCGACTTCTTGGGCGGTTGCCACGGCTCCGACGGGTTGTGCTGCAGTTTGTCTGTCCAGAACCGCaataccctcctcccatcagcGCGATCATGGATCTGTCATGGGACAAGTTTCGAGACGTTCGGAAGGCTTTAGTCGAGATTGCCGTCGATGAGACTTTGGCTCGTGCCATCTTTCGAAAGATTGCAGCAAGAAAGTGCCCATTGGAACGGCTCAAAATCGAATGCCTCCCGATCCAAGATTCCGCCAGGGCCCTCAGATCTTACCACGCCATGTCATCATCCTACGACGCCAGTTGGGAAGATATCGTGGAGGTTGTCGGTGGTCGTACATGGATCTGCACAAGACAGGATGTAGAATCAtccgaggtggaggtgcgTGAGGTTACCAAGGAGACTGGCAGCAGGGACAAGGCATTGGAATGTCTTAAAAAGACGGATGATCAAGAAGTCAAGGAGCTTTGGAAACAGGTATGGCCTCCGCGTGAGGGGGGAAGTGATAAGTGGTGGGAGAATTGGTGGAGTTATCCTCTGTCTGACATTCTCGACGACAATGGCGAAGATGTGGTCGGGGGTGCGGGCCCTGATATTTAG